Genomic DNA from Myxococcota bacterium:
GGATCGCCGCCGGAGAGGATCACCTCCCAGATGCGCGCGTCCGCCGCGACGTAGGAGAGCGCGCGCTCCAGCTCCGCGGTCGAGAGTGACTCGCCGCCGGTCCCCACGCGTTCGCGGCGGAAGCAGAAGCGGCAGTAGACCGCGCAGGCGTGCGTGGGCGTCAGCAGCACGCGGTCGGGATAGCGGTGGATGACGCCCTTCACCGGCCGGTGCGCGAGGTCGCCGATCGGGTCGTCGAGCTCGTCGGGCGCGAGTGCCAGCTCCTCGGGGTCGGGCACGAACTGGCGCGCCAGCGGATCCGCGGGGTCGGCTGGATCGATGCGCGCCGCGAGCGACGGAGTGAGTCCCACCGACCAGCGCGACGCCACCTCGCGCAGCGCTTCGGCGCGCTCGGGCGGCACGAGCCCCCCGGCCGCCAGCTCCGCGATCCCGAGCGCGCGAGTCATGTTCCTTCCGTCTCCCAGTCCACCGGCGCGAACAGCACGTCGTCGATGCGCTCGGCCCCGGTCGCGCACATCACCAGCCGGTCGAAGCCCAGCGCCATCCCCGCGCACTCGGGCAGGCCGTGCGCGAGCGCCGCGAGGAAGTCCTCGTCGATGGGATAGCGTTCCCCGTAGAGCCGCGCCTTCTCGGCCTGCTCCCGCTCGAACCGCCGCCGCTGCTCGACCGGGTCGGTGAGCTCGCTCCAGCCGTTCGCGAGCTCGAGCCCGCACACGAACAGCTCCACCCGCTCCGCCAGCGACGAGTCACCCGGCTTCGCGCGCGCGAGCGCCGCCAGCTCGATCGGCCAGTCGAGCAAGAGGGTCGCCCGACCGATGCCCAGCCGCGGCTCCACCGACTCGAGGAACACGCGGAAGAAGCGCTCCTCGAAGCCCTCGCGCCCCCCCCGCCGCAGCTCCTCCATCGAGACCCCCGCGTGCTTGGCGAACGCGTCGGCGACGCTCAGCCGCTCCGCCGCAGCCCGCGGGTCACACTCGGCGCCGCGCCAGCGCAGGGTCTCCGTCCCGGCGGCCTCGGCCACCACGCGCAGCAGCGCCACGCAGTCGCGCTGCAGCGCCTCGTAAGTCGCGCCCGCGCGGTACCACTCGAGCATCGTGAACTCGGGCGAGTGAGTCGACGACCGCTCCGAGTTCCGGAACGAGTGCGCCAGCTCGAAGATGCGCGGCAGCCCCGCCGCCAGCAGCTTCTTCAGCGTGAACTCGGGCGACGTGCGCAGGTAGCGCGTGCCCGGCGCCCCGCCATGCGGATCGCGCAGCCGGGTCTCGAACGCGAACAGATGCGGCTCGAGCCCCGGAGAGACCTGCAGCGCCGGAGTCTCCACCTCGAGGAACCCCTCGGCCGCAAAATGAGCGCGGACCGCCGAAGCGATCCGCGCCCGCGCCTCGAGCTTCGCGCGCCGCAAAGCAAAGCCATCAGGGTGCCACCAGCGATCGGAGCTCATCGAGGCGCCAGCTTCCCGATCCGGGGCGCGAAGCGCAACTTGCCGATGAGCGAGAGCAATGTGGTTCTCGGTGGCGATGGCAGCGCGCGAGACGGCGGCCGAGCTCGGCCGAAGGTCGCAGAGTCGCTACGCGACCGCAGATGGCGGCTGGACCGAGTGGCGGTTCG
This window encodes:
- the epmA gene encoding EF-P lysine aminoacylase EpmA; amino-acid sequence: MSSDRWWHPDGFALRRAKLEARARIASAVRAHFAAEGFLEVETPALQVSPGLEPHLFAFETRLRDPHGGAPGTRYLRTSPEFTLKKLLAAGLPRIFELAHSFRNSERSSTHSPEFTMLEWYRAGATYEALQRDCVALLRVVAEAAGTETLRWRGAECDPRAAAERLSVADAFAKHAGVSMEELRRGGREGFEERFFRVFLESVEPRLGIGRATLLLDWPIELAALARAKPGDSSLAERVELFVCGLELANGWSELTDPVEQRRRFEREQAEKARLYGERYPIDEDFLAALAHGLPECAGMALGFDRLVMCATGAERIDDVLFAPVDWETEGT